The proteins below come from a single Mus musculus strain C57BL/6J chromosome 5, GRCm38.p6 C57BL/6J genomic window:
- the Vmn2r9 gene encoding vomeronasal 2, receptor 9 precursor gives MKKLRTFTISFWLLKFSLIFCHVTEPICFWRIKNNEENDGDLRSDCNFFLWTYDESTEINFYNIVDFRIPARRYEFFLVLFFATDEINKNPDLLPNMSLIVWLLGGQCGDEWSVLYKNYSQENINVEFINYDCLSPDCYIHLTGPSWKTSLKMSIQSRTPKLFFGPFNPNLSDHDQFPYVHQVATKDTHLSHAMVSLMLHFRWAWIGLVISDDDQGIQFLSDLREEMQRHGICLAFVNMIPKDMQIYMTRATIHDKQIMESTAKVVIIYGEMNSTLEVSFRRWEDLGARRIWITTSQWDVITNKNDFSLDFFHGTVTFEHHHSEIAKFKNFMKTMNTDKYPVNISQSIGGWNYFNCSTSMNSYSKMDHLTFNNTSEWTALHNFDIVLSEEGYNLYNAVYAVAHTYHELILLQVESQQTEVRKGIFNDCQQVSSMLKSRIFTNPVGELVNMKHRENQCAEYDIFIIWNFPQGLGLKVKIGSYLPCFQQSQQLHISEDLDWATEGTSVPSSMCSVTCTAGFRKIHQNETADCCFDCDRCPENEVSNETADMEQCVSCTGDKYANLEKTHCLQRAVSFLAYEDPLGMSLGCIALFLSALTSLVLVTFVKYKDTPIVKANNRILSYILLISLVFCFLCSLLFIGHPNQATCILQQTTFGVFFTVAISTVLAKTITVLMAFKLTTPGRRMRGMLASGAPNLVIPICTLIQLVFCGIWLVTSPPFIDRDTQSEYGKTIIICNKGSVIAFHFVLGYLGSLALGSFTVAFLARNLPDRFNEAKFLTFSMLVFCSVWITFLPVYHSTRGTVMVVVEVFSILASSAGLLGCIFLPKCCAILVRLDSNFLQKYKDKLPS, from the exons ATGAAGAAGCTGCGTactttcactatttccttttggCTCCTGAagttttctctcatcttctgCCATGTAACTGAACCCATTTGCTTTTGGAGGATAAagaataatgaagaaaatgatgGAGATTTGAGAAGCGACTGTAATTTTTTCCTTTGGACATACGATGAAAGTACAGAAATCAATTTTTATAATATTGTTGATTTTAG AATACCTGCAAGAAGATATGAGTTCTTTCTGGTATTGTTTTTTGCTACTGATGAAATCAACAAGAATCCTGATCTTTTACCCAACATGTCTTTGATAGTCTGGCTTCTTGGTGGTCAGTGTGGAGATGAATGGTCAGTTCTATATAAAAATTATTCACAAGAAAATATTAATGTGGAATTTATTAATTATGACTGTTTATCACCAGACTGTTACATACACCTTACAGGACCATCATGGAAAACTTCGTTAAAAATGTCAATTCAGTCTAGGACACCAAAG cttttctttggaccatttaatCCTAACCTGAGTGACCATGACCAGTTTCCCTATGTCCATCAGGTAGCCACCAAGGACACACACTTGTCCCATGCCATGGTCTCCTTGATGCTTCATTTTAGATGGGCCTGGATAGGACTGGTCATCTCAGATGATGACCAGGGTATTCAGTTTCTATCAGACTTGAGAGAAGAAATGCAAAGACATGGaatctgtttagcttttgttAATATGATCCCAAAAGACATGCAGATATACATGACAAGGGCTACGATACATGATAAACAAATTATGGAATCAACAGCAAAGGTTGTTATCATTTATGGTGAAATGAACTCTACCCTAGAAGTCAGCTTTAGAAGGTGGGAAGATTTAGGCGCAAGGAGAATCTGGATCACAACCTCACAATGGGACGTTatcacaaataaaaatgattttagccTTGATTTCTTTCACGGGACTGTTACTTTTGAACACCACCACAGTGAGATTGctaaatttaagaattttatgaaaACAATGAACACTGACAAATACCCAGTAAACATTTCTCAGTCTATAGGGGGGTGGAATTACTTTAATTGTTCAACCTCAATGAACAGCTATAGCAAAATGGATCATCTTACATTCAACAACACATCGGAATGGACAGCACTGCACAATTTTGACATAGTCCTGAGTGAGGAAGGCTACAATTTGTATAATGCTGTGTATGCTGTGGCCCACACCTACCATGAACTCATTCTTCTACAAGTAGAATCTCAGCAAACGGAAGTACGCAAAGGAATATTCAATGACTGTCAGCAG GTGTCTTCCATGCTGAAATCCAGGATATTTACTAACCCTGTTGGAGAACTGGTGAACATGAAGCATAGGGAAAATCAGTGTGCAGAGTATGACATTTTCATCATTTGGAATTTTCCACAAGGCCTtggattaaaagtaaaaataggaAGCTATTTGCCTTGTTTCCAACAGAGCCAACAACTTCATATATCTGAAGATTTGGACTGGGCCACAGAAGGAACATCA GTTCCCTCGTCCATGTGTAGTGTGACGTGTACTGCTGGATTCAGGAAAATTCATCAGAATGAAACAGCAGACTGCTGCTTTGATTGTGATCGGTGCCCAGAAAATGAAGTTTCCAATGAAACAG CAGATATGGAACAGTGTGTGAGTTGTACAGGTGATAAATATGCCAACTTAGAGAAAACCCACTGCCTCCAAAGAGCTGTGTCATTCCTGGCTTATGAAGATCCATTGGGGATGTCTCTAGGATGCATAGCCCTGTTCCTCTCTGCCCTCACAAGTCTAGTACTAGTCACTTTTGTGAAGTACAAGGATACTCCCATTGTGAAGGCCAATAACCGCATTCTCAGCTACATCCTGCTCATCTCTCTAGTCTTCTGTTTTCTCTGCTCATTGCTCTTCATTGGACATCCCAACCAGGCCACCTGTATCCTGCAGCAGACCACATTTGGAGTATTTTTCACAGTGGCTATTTCTACAGTGTTGGCTAAAACAATAACTGTGCTCATGGCTTTCAAGCTCACTACTCCAGGGAGAAGGATGAGAGGGATGCTGGCATCAGGGGCACCTAACTTGGTCATTCCCATTTGTACCTTAATCCAACttgttttctgtggaatctggttGGTAACATCTCCTCCCTTTATTGACAGAGATACACAATCTGAATATGGAAAGACCATCATTATTTGCAACAAAGGCTCAGTCATTGCCTTCCACTTTGTTCTGGGATACTTGGGTTCCTTGGCTCTGGGGAGCTTCACAGTGGCTTTCTTAGCTAGGAACCTTCCTGACAGATTCAATGAAGCCAAATTCCTAACCTtcagcatgctggtgttctgcagtgtctggatcaccttcctccctgtctaccacAGCACCAGGGGAACAGTCATGGTGGTTGTGGAGGTTTTCTCTATCTTGGCTTCTAGTGCAGGCTTGCTAGGGTGCATCTTTCTTCCAAAATGTTGTGCTATCTTAGTTAGACTAGATTCAAATTTTCTGCAGAAGTACAAAGATAAATTGCCTTCTTGA
- the Vmn2r9 gene encoding vomeronasal 2, receptor 9 isoform X1 has product MKKLRTFTISFWLLKFSLIFCHVTEPICFWRIKNNEENDGDLRSDCNFFLWTYDESTEINFYNIVDFRIPARRYEFFLVLFFATDEINKNPDLLPNMSLIVWLLGGQCGDEWSVLYKNYSQENINVEFINYDCLSPDCYIHLTGPSWKTSLKMSIQSRTPKLFFGPFNPNLSDHDQFPYVHQVATKDTHLSHAMVSLMLHFRWAWIGLVISDDDQGIQFLSDLREEMQRHGICLAFVNMIPKDMQIYMTRATIHDKQIMESTAKVVIIYGEMNSTLEVSFRRWEDLGARRIWITTSQWDVITNKNDFSLDFFHGTVTFEHHHSEIAKFKNFMKTMNTDKYPVNISQSIGGWNYFNCSTSMNSYSKMDHLTFNNTSEWTALHNFDIVLSEEGYNLYNAVYAVAHTYHELILLQVESQQTEVRKGIFNDCQQVSSMLKSRIFTNPVGELVNMKHRENQCAEYDIFIIWNFPQGLGLKVKIGSYLPCFQQSQQLHISEDLDWATEGTSVPSSMCSVTCTAGFRKIHQNETADCCFDCDRCPENEVSNETDMEQCVSCTGDKYANLEKTHCLQRAVSFLAYEDPLGMSLGCIALFLSALTSLVLVTFVKYKDTPIVKANNRILSYILLISLVFCFLCSLLFIGHPNQATCILQQTTFGVFFTVAISTVLAKTITVLMAFKLTTPGRRMRGMLASGAPNLVIPICTLIQLVFCGIWLVTSPPFIDRDTQSEYGKTIIICNKGSVIAFHFVLGYLGSLALGSFTVAFLARNLPDRFNEAKFLTFSMLVFCSVWITFLPVYHSTRGTVMVVVEVFSILASSAGLLGCIFLPKCCAILVRLDSNFLQKYKDKLPS; this is encoded by the exons ATGAAGAAGCTGCGTactttcactatttccttttggCTCCTGAagttttctctcatcttctgCCATGTAACTGAACCCATTTGCTTTTGGAGGATAAagaataatgaagaaaatgatgGAGATTTGAGAAGCGACTGTAATTTTTTCCTTTGGACATACGATGAAAGTACAGAAATCAATTTTTATAATATTGTTGATTTTAG AATACCTGCAAGAAGATATGAGTTCTTTCTGGTATTGTTTTTTGCTACTGATGAAATCAACAAGAATCCTGATCTTTTACCCAACATGTCTTTGATAGTCTGGCTTCTTGGTGGTCAGTGTGGAGATGAATGGTCAGTTCTATATAAAAATTATTCACAAGAAAATATTAATGTGGAATTTATTAATTATGACTGTTTATCACCAGACTGTTACATACACCTTACAGGACCATCATGGAAAACTTCGTTAAAAATGTCAATTCAGTCTAGGACACCAAAG cttttctttggaccatttaatCCTAACCTGAGTGACCATGACCAGTTTCCCTATGTCCATCAGGTAGCCACCAAGGACACACACTTGTCCCATGCCATGGTCTCCTTGATGCTTCATTTTAGATGGGCCTGGATAGGACTGGTCATCTCAGATGATGACCAGGGTATTCAGTTTCTATCAGACTTGAGAGAAGAAATGCAAAGACATGGaatctgtttagcttttgttAATATGATCCCAAAAGACATGCAGATATACATGACAAGGGCTACGATACATGATAAACAAATTATGGAATCAACAGCAAAGGTTGTTATCATTTATGGTGAAATGAACTCTACCCTAGAAGTCAGCTTTAGAAGGTGGGAAGATTTAGGCGCAAGGAGAATCTGGATCACAACCTCACAATGGGACGTTatcacaaataaaaatgattttagccTTGATTTCTTTCACGGGACTGTTACTTTTGAACACCACCACAGTGAGATTGctaaatttaagaattttatgaaaACAATGAACACTGACAAATACCCAGTAAACATTTCTCAGTCTATAGGGGGGTGGAATTACTTTAATTGTTCAACCTCAATGAACAGCTATAGCAAAATGGATCATCTTACATTCAACAACACATCGGAATGGACAGCACTGCACAATTTTGACATAGTCCTGAGTGAGGAAGGCTACAATTTGTATAATGCTGTGTATGCTGTGGCCCACACCTACCATGAACTCATTCTTCTACAAGTAGAATCTCAGCAAACGGAAGTACGCAAAGGAATATTCAATGACTGTCAGCAG GTGTCTTCCATGCTGAAATCCAGGATATTTACTAACCCTGTTGGAGAACTGGTGAACATGAAGCATAGGGAAAATCAGTGTGCAGAGTATGACATTTTCATCATTTGGAATTTTCCACAAGGCCTtggattaaaagtaaaaataggaAGCTATTTGCCTTGTTTCCAACAGAGCCAACAACTTCATATATCTGAAGATTTGGACTGGGCCACAGAAGGAACATCA GTTCCCTCGTCCATGTGTAGTGTGACGTGTACTGCTGGATTCAGGAAAATTCATCAGAATGAAACAGCAGACTGCTGCTTTGATTGTGATCGGTGCCCAGAAAATGAAGTTTCCAATGAAACAG ATATGGAACAGTGTGTGAGTTGTACAGGTGATAAATATGCCAACTTAGAGAAAACCCACTGCCTCCAAAGAGCTGTGTCATTCCTGGCTTATGAAGATCCATTGGGGATGTCTCTAGGATGCATAGCCCTGTTCCTCTCTGCCCTCACAAGTCTAGTACTAGTCACTTTTGTGAAGTACAAGGATACTCCCATTGTGAAGGCCAATAACCGCATTCTCAGCTACATCCTGCTCATCTCTCTAGTCTTCTGTTTTCTCTGCTCATTGCTCTTCATTGGACATCCCAACCAGGCCACCTGTATCCTGCAGCAGACCACATTTGGAGTATTTTTCACAGTGGCTATTTCTACAGTGTTGGCTAAAACAATAACTGTGCTCATGGCTTTCAAGCTCACTACTCCAGGGAGAAGGATGAGAGGGATGCTGGCATCAGGGGCACCTAACTTGGTCATTCCCATTTGTACCTTAATCCAACttgttttctgtggaatctggttGGTAACATCTCCTCCCTTTATTGACAGAGATACACAATCTGAATATGGAAAGACCATCATTATTTGCAACAAAGGCTCAGTCATTGCCTTCCACTTTGTTCTGGGATACTTGGGTTCCTTGGCTCTGGGGAGCTTCACAGTGGCTTTCTTAGCTAGGAACCTTCCTGACAGATTCAATGAAGCCAAATTCCTAACCTtcagcatgctggtgttctgcagtgtctggatcaccttcctccctgtctaccacAGCACCAGGGGAACAGTCATGGTGGTTGTGGAGGTTTTCTCTATCTTGGCTTCTAGTGCAGGCTTGCTAGGGTGCATCTTTCTTCCAAAATGTTGTGCTATCTTAGTTAGACTAGATTCAAATTTTCTGCAGAAGTACAAAGATAAATTGCCTTCTTGA